The following are encoded in a window of Castanea sativa cultivar Marrone di Chiusa Pesio chromosome 9, ASM4071231v1 genomic DNA:
- the LOC142609669 gene encoding ubiquitin C-terminal hydrolase 12 isoform X2 encodes MTMMTPPPLDQEEDEMLVPHSDVVVEGPQPMEVAQAEPASTVENQQVEDPPSMKFTWTIDNFTRLNTKKHYSEVFVVGSYKWRILVFPKGNNVDHLSMYLDVADSSTLPYGWSRYAQFSLAVVNQVHSKYSIRKDTQHQFNARESDWGFTSFMPLSDLYDPARGYLVNDACVIEAEVAVRKVLDYWSYDSKKETGYVGLKNQGATCYMNSLLQTLYHIPYFRKAVYHMPTTENDMPSGSIPLALQSLFYKLQYNDSSVATKELTKSFGWDTYDSFMQHDVQELNRVLCEKLEDKMKGTVVEGTIQQLFEGHHMNYIECINVDYKSTRKESFYDLQLDVKGCRDVYASFDKYVEVERLEGDNKYHAEEHGLQDAKKGVLFIDFPPVLQLQLKRFEYDFMRDTMVKINDRYEFPLELDLDREDGKYLSPEADRSVRNLYTLHSVLVHSGGVHGGHYYAFIRPTLSDQWFKFDDERVTKEDVKRALEEQYGGEEELPPTNPGFNNTPFKFTKYSNAYMLVYIRDSDKDKIICNVDEKDIAEHLRIRLKKEQEEKEDKRRYKAQAHLYTIIKVARDEDLSDQIGRDIYFDLVDHEKVHNFRIQKQTPFNVFKEDVAKEFGIPVQFQRFWIWAKRQNHTYRPNRPLLPQEESQSVGQLREVSNKTHNAELKLFLEVEIGLDLRPIPPPEKTKEDILLFFKFYDPEKGELRYVGRFFVKSSGKPIEILEKLNQMAGFAPDEEIELYEEIKFDPCVMCEHLDKRTSFRLSQIEDGDIICFQKSAPLESEEECRYPDVPSFLEYVHNRQVVRFRSLERPKEDDFCLELSKVHSYDDVVERVARRIGLDDPSKIRLTSHNCYSQQPKPQPIKYRGAEHLSDMLVHYNQTSDILYYEVLDIPLPELQGLKNLKVAFHHATKDEVVIHNIRLPKQSTVGDVINVLKTKVELSHPNAELRLLEVFYHKIYKIFPPHEKIENINDQYWTLRAEEIPEEEKNLGPHDRLIHVYHFTKDTAQNQMQVQNFGEPFFLVIHEGETLEEVKVRVQKKLQVPDEEFSKWKFAFLSMGRPEYLQDSDIVSNRFQRRDVYGAWEQYLGLEHSDNTPKRAYAVHQNRHTFEKPVKIYN; translated from the exons ATGACCATGATGACTCCTCCGCCGTTAGAT CAAGAGGAAGACGAGATGCTCGTGCCGCATTCAGATGTAGTAGTCGAAGGCCCTCAGCCAATGGaag TGGCGCAAGCGGAGCCAGCGAGTACGGTGGAGAATCAGCAAGTTGAGGATCCACCGTCTATGAAATTCACGTGGACAATTGATAATTTCACTAGGTTGAATACCAAGAAGCACTATTCGGAGGTTTTTGTCGTCGGCAGTTATAAAtg GAGGATACTTGTTTTTCCGAAAGGGAACAATGTGGATCATTTGTCAATGTATTTGGATGTTGCCGATTCATCCACATTGCCATATGGCTGGAGTAGATACGCTCAATTCAGCTTGGCTGTGGTTAATCAGGTTCACAGCAAGTACTCGATACGAAAGG ACACACAACATCAGTTCAATGCAAGAGAGAGTGATTGGGGTTTCACATCATTCATGCCTCTTAGTGATCTTTATGACCCTGCTAGAGGGTACCTTGTCAATGACGCATGCGTCATTGAAGCTGAGGTTGCTGTTCGCAAGGTTTTGGATTACTGGTCTTATGACTCGAAAAAGGAGACTGGTTATGTCGGACTTAAGAACCAAGGAGCAACATGTTACATGAATTCACTTCTTCAGACTCTCTACCATATTCCTTACTTTAGAAAG GCTGTGTACCATATGCCAACAACTGAAAATGACATGCCCTCAGGAAGCATTCCTTTGGCGTTACAGAGTTTATTCTATAAGCTTCAATATAATGACAGCAGTGTTGCAACTAAAGAATTGACCAAGTCTTTTGGATGGGATACATATGATTCTTTTATGCAACATGATGTGCAAGAACTTAATAGAGTCCTTTGTGAAAAGCTTGAAGACAAAATGAAG GGGACTGTTGTGGAGGGGACAATACAGCAATTATTTGAAGGACACCACATGAATTACATTGAATGCATCAATGTGGACTACAAATCTACAAGAAAAGAATCATTTTATG ACCTCCAACTTGATGTCAAAGGCTGTCGGGATGTTTATGCTTCTTTTGACAAATATGTGGAAGTGGAACGTCTTGAGGGTGATAATAAATACCATGCTGAAGAACATGGTTTGCAG GATGCTAAGAAGGGTGTATTGTTTATTGACTTTCCCCCAGTTCTTCAACTTCAGCTAAAGCGATTTGAATATGATTTCATGCGGGACACTATGGTTAAG ATAAATGACCGCTATGAATTTCCTCTTGAACTTGACCTTgatagggaggatggaaaatatctGTCACCTGAAGCAGATAGGAGTGTCCGCAACCTTTACACACTTCATAG TGTTTTGGTCCATAGTGGTGGGGTGCATGGTGGACATTATTATGCTTTTATAAGGCCAACCCTCTCAGATCAGTG GTTCAAGTTTGATGATGAGCGGGTGACGAAGGAGGATGTGAAGAGGGCATTGGAAGAGCAGTATGGTGGTGAGGAAGAg CTGCCACCGACCAATCCTGGCTTCAATAACACTCCcttcaaatttacaaaatacTCAAACGCCTATATGCTTGTATACATACGTGATAGTGATAAGGACAAAATAATATGTAATGTTGATGAGAAGGATATAGCCGAGCATCTAAGG ATAAGGTTGaagaaagaacaagaagagaAGGAGGACAAGAGAAGATATAAAGCACAGGCCCACTTGTATACTATCATTAAG GTTGCACGAGATGAGGACCTTTCAGATCAGATTGGAAGGGATATATATTTTGACCTCGTGGATCATGAAAAAGTTCATAATTTTCGTATTCAGAAACAGACACCCTTTAATGTTTTCAAG GAGGACGTTGCTAAAGAGTTTGGCATACCAGTGCAATTTCAGCGATTTTGGATTTGGGCAAAGAGGCAAAACCATACTTATCGTCCCAATAGACCATTGTTACCTCAGGAGGAATCACAATCT GTTGGGCAGTTGAGGGAGGTTTCAAATAAGACACATAATGCAGAACTAAAGTTGTTTTTGGAAGTGGAGATTGGTCTG GATCTACGTCCTATTCCTCCTCCTGAGAAAACTAAAGAAGacattcttcttttcttcaagtTTTATGACCCTGAGAAAGGAGAACTACG ATATGTTGGTAGGTTCTTTGTGAAGAGTTCTGGTAAGCCCATAGAAATACTAGAAAAACTTAACCAAATGGCTGGCTTTGCCCCTGATGAGGAGATAGAGCTTTACGAG GAAATAAAGTTTGACCCTTGTGTCATGTGCGAGCACCTTGATAAGAGGACCTCATTTCGATTAAGTCAG ATTGAAGATGGGGACATTATTTGCTTCCAGAAATCTGCTCCACTTGAAAGTGAAGAAGAATGCCGATACCCAGATGTTCCATCATTTTTGGAATATGTGCATAATCGCCAG GTTGTTCGTTTTCGATCTTTGGAGAGACCGAAGGAGGATGATTTTTGTCTAGAGTT gTCAAAGGTACACAGTTATGATGATGTTGTGGAGAGAGTGGCACGACGAATTGGTTTGGATGATCCTTCAAAAATAAGACTCACATCTCACAACTGCTACTCTCAGCAACCCAAGCCCCAACCTATTAAATATCGGGGAGCAGAACATTTATCAGATATGCTAGTCCATTACAATCAG ACCTCAGATATATTGTACTATGAAGTCTTGGACATCCCCCTGCCTGAATTGCAAGGTCTTAAAAATCTGAAAGTTGCTTTTCATCATGCTACAAAGGATGAA GTGGTAATACACAACATCAGATTGCCTAAACAGAGCACTGTTGGAGATGTGATTAATGTATTAAAAACGAAG GTAGAGTTGTCTCATCCAAATGCTGAACTTAGACTACTTGAGGTTTTCTATCACAAGATCTATAAG ATCTTTCCACCCCATgaaaaaattgagaatataaATGACCAATACTGGACATTGCGTGCAGAGGAG ATTCCAGAAGAGGAGAAAAACCTTGGGCCCCATGATCGTTTGATTCACGTTTATCACTTCACGAAAGATACTGCGCAAAACCAAATG CAAGTACAAAATTTTGGGGAACCCTTTTTCTTGGTCATACATGAAGGTGAGACTTTAGAGGAAGTTAAAGTGCGCGTCCAAAAGAAATTGCAGGTTCCAGATGAAGAGTTTTCAAAG TGGAAGTTTGCCTTTTTGTCAATGGGTCGCCCAGAGTACCTGCAAGACTCTGACATTGTATCTAACCGTTTTCAG AGAAGAGATGTTTATGGTGCTTGGGAGCAGTACCTTGGATTGGAGCATTCTGATAATACCCCAAAGAGGGCTTATGCAGTACACCAG AACCGTCACACATTTGAGAAGCCAGTTAAAATATACAACTAG
- the LOC142609669 gene encoding ubiquitin C-terminal hydrolase 12 isoform X1, which produces MTMMTPPPLDQEEDEMLVPHSDVVVEGPQPMEVVAQAEPASTVENQQVEDPPSMKFTWTIDNFTRLNTKKHYSEVFVVGSYKWRILVFPKGNNVDHLSMYLDVADSSTLPYGWSRYAQFSLAVVNQVHSKYSIRKDTQHQFNARESDWGFTSFMPLSDLYDPARGYLVNDACVIEAEVAVRKVLDYWSYDSKKETGYVGLKNQGATCYMNSLLQTLYHIPYFRKAVYHMPTTENDMPSGSIPLALQSLFYKLQYNDSSVATKELTKSFGWDTYDSFMQHDVQELNRVLCEKLEDKMKGTVVEGTIQQLFEGHHMNYIECINVDYKSTRKESFYDLQLDVKGCRDVYASFDKYVEVERLEGDNKYHAEEHGLQDAKKGVLFIDFPPVLQLQLKRFEYDFMRDTMVKINDRYEFPLELDLDREDGKYLSPEADRSVRNLYTLHSVLVHSGGVHGGHYYAFIRPTLSDQWFKFDDERVTKEDVKRALEEQYGGEEELPPTNPGFNNTPFKFTKYSNAYMLVYIRDSDKDKIICNVDEKDIAEHLRIRLKKEQEEKEDKRRYKAQAHLYTIIKVARDEDLSDQIGRDIYFDLVDHEKVHNFRIQKQTPFNVFKEDVAKEFGIPVQFQRFWIWAKRQNHTYRPNRPLLPQEESQSVGQLREVSNKTHNAELKLFLEVEIGLDLRPIPPPEKTKEDILLFFKFYDPEKGELRYVGRFFVKSSGKPIEILEKLNQMAGFAPDEEIELYEEIKFDPCVMCEHLDKRTSFRLSQIEDGDIICFQKSAPLESEEECRYPDVPSFLEYVHNRQVVRFRSLERPKEDDFCLELSKVHSYDDVVERVARRIGLDDPSKIRLTSHNCYSQQPKPQPIKYRGAEHLSDMLVHYNQTSDILYYEVLDIPLPELQGLKNLKVAFHHATKDEVVIHNIRLPKQSTVGDVINVLKTKVELSHPNAELRLLEVFYHKIYKIFPPHEKIENINDQYWTLRAEEIPEEEKNLGPHDRLIHVYHFTKDTAQNQMQVQNFGEPFFLVIHEGETLEEVKVRVQKKLQVPDEEFSKWKFAFLSMGRPEYLQDSDIVSNRFQRRDVYGAWEQYLGLEHSDNTPKRAYAVHQNRHTFEKPVKIYN; this is translated from the exons ATGACCATGATGACTCCTCCGCCGTTAGAT CAAGAGGAAGACGAGATGCTCGTGCCGCATTCAGATGTAGTAGTCGAAGGCCCTCAGCCAATGGaag TAGTGGCGCAAGCGGAGCCAGCGAGTACGGTGGAGAATCAGCAAGTTGAGGATCCACCGTCTATGAAATTCACGTGGACAATTGATAATTTCACTAGGTTGAATACCAAGAAGCACTATTCGGAGGTTTTTGTCGTCGGCAGTTATAAAtg GAGGATACTTGTTTTTCCGAAAGGGAACAATGTGGATCATTTGTCAATGTATTTGGATGTTGCCGATTCATCCACATTGCCATATGGCTGGAGTAGATACGCTCAATTCAGCTTGGCTGTGGTTAATCAGGTTCACAGCAAGTACTCGATACGAAAGG ACACACAACATCAGTTCAATGCAAGAGAGAGTGATTGGGGTTTCACATCATTCATGCCTCTTAGTGATCTTTATGACCCTGCTAGAGGGTACCTTGTCAATGACGCATGCGTCATTGAAGCTGAGGTTGCTGTTCGCAAGGTTTTGGATTACTGGTCTTATGACTCGAAAAAGGAGACTGGTTATGTCGGACTTAAGAACCAAGGAGCAACATGTTACATGAATTCACTTCTTCAGACTCTCTACCATATTCCTTACTTTAGAAAG GCTGTGTACCATATGCCAACAACTGAAAATGACATGCCCTCAGGAAGCATTCCTTTGGCGTTACAGAGTTTATTCTATAAGCTTCAATATAATGACAGCAGTGTTGCAACTAAAGAATTGACCAAGTCTTTTGGATGGGATACATATGATTCTTTTATGCAACATGATGTGCAAGAACTTAATAGAGTCCTTTGTGAAAAGCTTGAAGACAAAATGAAG GGGACTGTTGTGGAGGGGACAATACAGCAATTATTTGAAGGACACCACATGAATTACATTGAATGCATCAATGTGGACTACAAATCTACAAGAAAAGAATCATTTTATG ACCTCCAACTTGATGTCAAAGGCTGTCGGGATGTTTATGCTTCTTTTGACAAATATGTGGAAGTGGAACGTCTTGAGGGTGATAATAAATACCATGCTGAAGAACATGGTTTGCAG GATGCTAAGAAGGGTGTATTGTTTATTGACTTTCCCCCAGTTCTTCAACTTCAGCTAAAGCGATTTGAATATGATTTCATGCGGGACACTATGGTTAAG ATAAATGACCGCTATGAATTTCCTCTTGAACTTGACCTTgatagggaggatggaaaatatctGTCACCTGAAGCAGATAGGAGTGTCCGCAACCTTTACACACTTCATAG TGTTTTGGTCCATAGTGGTGGGGTGCATGGTGGACATTATTATGCTTTTATAAGGCCAACCCTCTCAGATCAGTG GTTCAAGTTTGATGATGAGCGGGTGACGAAGGAGGATGTGAAGAGGGCATTGGAAGAGCAGTATGGTGGTGAGGAAGAg CTGCCACCGACCAATCCTGGCTTCAATAACACTCCcttcaaatttacaaaatacTCAAACGCCTATATGCTTGTATACATACGTGATAGTGATAAGGACAAAATAATATGTAATGTTGATGAGAAGGATATAGCCGAGCATCTAAGG ATAAGGTTGaagaaagaacaagaagagaAGGAGGACAAGAGAAGATATAAAGCACAGGCCCACTTGTATACTATCATTAAG GTTGCACGAGATGAGGACCTTTCAGATCAGATTGGAAGGGATATATATTTTGACCTCGTGGATCATGAAAAAGTTCATAATTTTCGTATTCAGAAACAGACACCCTTTAATGTTTTCAAG GAGGACGTTGCTAAAGAGTTTGGCATACCAGTGCAATTTCAGCGATTTTGGATTTGGGCAAAGAGGCAAAACCATACTTATCGTCCCAATAGACCATTGTTACCTCAGGAGGAATCACAATCT GTTGGGCAGTTGAGGGAGGTTTCAAATAAGACACATAATGCAGAACTAAAGTTGTTTTTGGAAGTGGAGATTGGTCTG GATCTACGTCCTATTCCTCCTCCTGAGAAAACTAAAGAAGacattcttcttttcttcaagtTTTATGACCCTGAGAAAGGAGAACTACG ATATGTTGGTAGGTTCTTTGTGAAGAGTTCTGGTAAGCCCATAGAAATACTAGAAAAACTTAACCAAATGGCTGGCTTTGCCCCTGATGAGGAGATAGAGCTTTACGAG GAAATAAAGTTTGACCCTTGTGTCATGTGCGAGCACCTTGATAAGAGGACCTCATTTCGATTAAGTCAG ATTGAAGATGGGGACATTATTTGCTTCCAGAAATCTGCTCCACTTGAAAGTGAAGAAGAATGCCGATACCCAGATGTTCCATCATTTTTGGAATATGTGCATAATCGCCAG GTTGTTCGTTTTCGATCTTTGGAGAGACCGAAGGAGGATGATTTTTGTCTAGAGTT gTCAAAGGTACACAGTTATGATGATGTTGTGGAGAGAGTGGCACGACGAATTGGTTTGGATGATCCTTCAAAAATAAGACTCACATCTCACAACTGCTACTCTCAGCAACCCAAGCCCCAACCTATTAAATATCGGGGAGCAGAACATTTATCAGATATGCTAGTCCATTACAATCAG ACCTCAGATATATTGTACTATGAAGTCTTGGACATCCCCCTGCCTGAATTGCAAGGTCTTAAAAATCTGAAAGTTGCTTTTCATCATGCTACAAAGGATGAA GTGGTAATACACAACATCAGATTGCCTAAACAGAGCACTGTTGGAGATGTGATTAATGTATTAAAAACGAAG GTAGAGTTGTCTCATCCAAATGCTGAACTTAGACTACTTGAGGTTTTCTATCACAAGATCTATAAG ATCTTTCCACCCCATgaaaaaattgagaatataaATGACCAATACTGGACATTGCGTGCAGAGGAG ATTCCAGAAGAGGAGAAAAACCTTGGGCCCCATGATCGTTTGATTCACGTTTATCACTTCACGAAAGATACTGCGCAAAACCAAATG CAAGTACAAAATTTTGGGGAACCCTTTTTCTTGGTCATACATGAAGGTGAGACTTTAGAGGAAGTTAAAGTGCGCGTCCAAAAGAAATTGCAGGTTCCAGATGAAGAGTTTTCAAAG TGGAAGTTTGCCTTTTTGTCAATGGGTCGCCCAGAGTACCTGCAAGACTCTGACATTGTATCTAACCGTTTTCAG AGAAGAGATGTTTATGGTGCTTGGGAGCAGTACCTTGGATTGGAGCATTCTGATAATACCCCAAAGAGGGCTTATGCAGTACACCAG AACCGTCACACATTTGAGAAGCCAGTTAAAATATACAACTAG